One window from the genome of Prosthecobacter sp. SYSU 5D2 encodes:
- a CDS encoding DUF1501 domain-containing protein — MPSDLIGSCSPAPWSRRRLLSAGGLGMLGLTMPRILRASEVGVTEKMIAKAKSVVFLFQWGGPSHLETFDMKPDAPEGIRGFHKPIKSSADGIYVSDRLPKTAKIMDKVTLIRSMHHTMKNHNSAGYYALSGHAPPSDDQRLKDSPDLFPSYASVVDRLAPGRGEIPTAASFPWTVSDGSFTPGQRASFLGKQHDPFFVLRDPSAPDFALPELSLPPGISYERLTARRELQKLVDAQTRLMDHSAEAQGIEGYYEKALSMLHSEKLRAAFDLSQEPDKVRDAYGRTAYGQSCLMARRLVEAGVKFVTVNFAPSIGGQSTTAGGWDTHGFNDTRMFPIIDAYHMPMTEQTLPTFLNDMDDRGLLDETLVVWVGEFGRTPKINKNISRDHWPQCYTALLAGGGVKRGFVHGASDKNGEYPAEKPVKPDDLAATMYHLLGIRHDTEVHDVANRPVPISYGKVIQEVIA, encoded by the coding sequence ATGCCTTCTGATCTCATCGGTTCCTGCTCTCCTGCGCCCTGGTCGCGCCGCCGTTTGCTGTCGGCGGGTGGTCTGGGCATGCTGGGGCTGACGATGCCGCGCATCCTCCGCGCCAGTGAGGTGGGCGTGACGGAGAAGATGATCGCCAAGGCCAAGTCGGTGGTCTTCTTGTTCCAGTGGGGCGGTCCCAGCCACCTGGAGACTTTTGACATGAAGCCGGACGCGCCCGAGGGTATCCGGGGGTTTCACAAGCCCATCAAATCCAGTGCCGATGGTATCTACGTTTCCGACCGCCTGCCGAAGACGGCCAAGATCATGGACAAGGTCACTTTGATCCGGTCCATGCATCACACGATGAAGAATCACAACAGCGCCGGTTATTACGCGCTCAGCGGCCATGCCCCGCCGAGCGATGACCAGCGCCTGAAGGATTCGCCGGACCTTTTCCCTTCCTATGCTTCCGTGGTGGATCGCCTGGCTCCGGGCCGGGGAGAGATCCCCACCGCCGCCAGCTTCCCCTGGACGGTCAGCGATGGCTCTTTCACCCCCGGCCAGCGCGCCAGCTTTTTGGGAAAACAGCATGATCCTTTCTTCGTCCTGCGCGATCCCAGCGCACCCGACTTTGCCCTGCCGGAGCTGAGCCTCCCGCCTGGCATCAGCTATGAGCGCCTGACTGCCCGGCGCGAGCTGCAAAAGCTGGTGGATGCCCAGACCCGGCTCATGGATCACTCTGCCGAAGCGCAGGGCATTGAGGGCTATTATGAAAAGGCCCTCTCCATGCTGCATAGTGAAAAGCTGCGCGCCGCCTTCGATCTCTCCCAGGAGCCGGACAAGGTCCGCGATGCCTATGGCCGCACTGCCTATGGTCAAAGCTGTCTCATGGCCCGCCGCTTGGTGGAAGCCGGGGTGAAATTTGTCACCGTCAACTTCGCTCCCAGCATCGGCGGCCAGAGCACGACGGCCGGCGGATGGGATACGCACGGGTTCAATGACACCCGCATGTTCCCCATCATTGATGCCTACCACATGCCCATGACGGAGCAGACCCTGCCCACCTTCCTCAATGACATGGATGATCGTGGCCTGCTGGATGAAACTCTCGTTGTCTGGGTGGGGGAATTCGGACGCACGCCGAAGATCAATAAAAACATCAGCCGCGATCACTGGCCCCAGTGCTACACCGCCCTCCTCGCCGGTGGCGGCGTGAAGCGCGGTTTCGTCCACGGTGCCTCGGATAAAAACGGCGAATACCCTGCTGAAAAACCCGTGAAGCCCGACGACCTGGCGGCCACGATGTATCATTTGTTAGGCATCCGCCACGACACCGAAGTCCATGACGTCGCCAACCGCCCCGTCCCCATCAGCTACGGCAAAGTCATCCAGGAAGTGATCGCTTGA
- a CDS encoding DUF2868 domain-containing protein — protein MDWNDWQSILRWRALEEGDADGAILSEDRRREATGRTRGGLTADDVKGDPLTDREASFLHKRSQWLEREVIGWSGSLVRIMDRLHTVQGRWSWALIGWTAALAAGYGLSGLGQESEFNLLALPLVGVLLWNAVVMVLSLTWELWPAPQASRGSSMLEWLAQRVSPITTERPSDGETLTGLTVDQRFAMLAGPPAMERLQRRLRAWMHIGAALLALGSITGLYARGWSQEYRAVWESTLLSEAGAQKFFGALFGPAAKVLNLDLPLADLPQMHRTQGQTAAPAPALPWIHLYAGTLFLFIIVPRCGLAGLTLLRARMVLRRRLRKLGWRTYLKRTLRAVEGGQEVITILIHATDATPMHRDVWARGVRERFGAMIEPEMIHIPLGDEDDFVAAWKPTSSKVVIIFNLATTPEQEVQRRLVQDLHQSLITHQREAEIIVLLDATSIGNRWSPDKLASREKLWTDMLEGAAKEIIIAAQRGH, from the coding sequence ATGGACTGGAATGACTGGCAGAGCATCCTGCGCTGGCGCGCCCTTGAAGAGGGTGATGCTGATGGTGCCATCCTCTCTGAGGACCGGCGTCGCGAGGCCACAGGCCGCACGCGCGGGGGCTTGACGGCAGATGATGTGAAGGGAGATCCGCTCACGGACCGGGAGGCGTCGTTTCTGCATAAACGCTCCCAGTGGCTGGAGAGGGAGGTCATCGGCTGGAGCGGTTCCTTGGTGCGCATCATGGACCGCCTGCATACCGTGCAGGGGCGCTGGTCATGGGCCTTGATCGGCTGGACAGCAGCCCTGGCGGCCGGATATGGCCTCTCCGGTCTTGGGCAGGAATCGGAATTCAATCTGCTGGCACTGCCGCTGGTGGGTGTGCTGCTCTGGAATGCCGTGGTGATGGTACTGTCCCTCACCTGGGAGCTATGGCCAGCGCCCCAGGCCAGCCGGGGCAGCAGCATGCTGGAGTGGCTGGCGCAGCGTGTTTCCCCCATCACCACAGAGCGTCCTTCGGACGGGGAAACCTTGACCGGGCTGACGGTGGACCAGCGTTTTGCCATGCTGGCCGGGCCGCCGGCCATGGAGCGCCTGCAGCGCCGCCTTCGAGCCTGGATGCACATTGGAGCGGCCTTGCTGGCCCTGGGCAGCATCACGGGCCTGTATGCCCGTGGCTGGTCGCAGGAATACCGGGCTGTGTGGGAAAGCACGCTGCTCTCTGAAGCTGGCGCGCAGAAGTTTTTCGGTGCTTTGTTTGGTCCGGCGGCCAAAGTCCTGAATCTGGATCTGCCCCTGGCGGATCTGCCTCAGATGCACCGCACCCAGGGCCAGACCGCCGCGCCTGCACCCGCGCTGCCTTGGATCCATCTCTATGCGGGCACGCTGTTTCTCTTCATCATCGTTCCCCGCTGCGGACTGGCAGGGCTTACCCTCTTACGCGCCCGGATGGTTCTGCGTAGAAGACTGCGCAAGCTCGGCTGGCGCACCTATCTGAAGCGCACCCTGCGCGCCGTGGAAGGCGGGCAGGAGGTCATCACCATCCTCATTCACGCCACCGATGCCACCCCCATGCATCGGGATGTCTGGGCACGTGGCGTGCGCGAGCGTTTCGGTGCCATGATCGAGCCCGAGATGATTCACATCCCGTTAGGGGATGAAGATGATTTTGTCGCCGCCTGGAAGCCCACCAGCTCCAAGGTGGTGATCATTTTTAATCTGGCCACCACGCCTGAGCAGGAAGTGCAGCGCCGCCTCGTTCAGGACCTCCACCAGTCCCTCATCACCCATCAGCGCGAGGCCGAAATCATCGTCCTGCTGGATGCCACCAGCATCGGCAACCGCTGGTCGCCGGACAAACTCGCCAGCCGCGAAAAACTCTGGACCGACATGCTCGAAGGCGCCGCCAAAGAGATCATCATTGCCGCCCAGCGGGGGCATTGA
- a CDS encoding DUF721 domain-containing protein: MSNRLPTAAQRRRHALITAWRRMEDGPPLKVPTLSVADLVGPIVAQAGIGDRMKLEEVLAAWREIVGDFLYQSSRPDSIQRGVLMVRVLQPTVHHVLAMERPRILKRLQEKLKNSGIKDVRLKHG; encoded by the coding sequence ATGTCCAATCGCCTTCCCACCGCTGCCCAGCGCCGCAGGCACGCCCTCATCACGGCGTGGCGCAGGATGGAAGACGGGCCTCCGCTGAAGGTGCCCACGCTTTCCGTGGCGGACCTCGTTGGTCCCATCGTGGCCCAGGCCGGCATTGGCGACCGCATGAAGCTGGAAGAAGTGCTGGCTGCCTGGCGGGAGATTGTGGGTGATTTTTTATATCAAAGCTCGCGGCCGGATTCCATCCAGCGCGGTGTTTTGATGGTGCGGGTTTTGCAGCCGACCGTCCACCATGTGCTGGCCATGGAGCGCCCGCGCATCTTGAAAAGGCTGCAGGAGAAGCTGAAGAACTCCGGCATCAAGGACGTAAGGCTGAAGCATGGCTGA
- a CDS encoding squalene/phytoene synthase family protein has translation MTDPALTSAEIAQRAKSNLALALACLPEERRKDMISFYAFCRVVDDIADSTVMGEEEKERELAHWRRCVSEGFAPGHLVLDEVVPLPRKYGFPRAWLVEIIDGVASDIIHMRYETYDELLGYCYKVASVVGLVSTEIFGATQPQSREYAIQLGYALQLTNIIRDVGQDARETGRIYLPVEDLKRFGVSEKEILEGRHNQRFIQLMDFEYQRARQMYDQAASLLPAQDRDALLPARMMGQVYFEILEKLHKERYPVFEKRCRLHPLRKIWILLSFMARSWLARLRRK, from the coding sequence ATGACTGACCCTGCCCTCACTTCAGCCGAGATCGCCCAGCGGGCGAAGTCCAATCTGGCCCTCGCACTGGCCTGTCTGCCGGAGGAGCGACGGAAAGATATGATTTCCTTTTATGCCTTCTGCAGGGTGGTGGATGACATCGCCGACAGCACCGTAATGGGTGAAGAGGAGAAGGAGCGGGAACTGGCCCACTGGCGGCGTTGTGTGAGCGAGGGTTTCGCCCCGGGTCATCTGGTCCTCGATGAGGTGGTGCCTCTGCCTCGCAAATACGGCTTCCCCCGCGCATGGCTGGTGGAGATCATTGATGGCGTGGCCAGTGATATCATTCACATGCGCTATGAGACCTATGACGAGTTGCTTGGCTATTGTTACAAAGTCGCCTCCGTCGTCGGTCTCGTGAGCACCGAGATATTCGGTGCCACCCAGCCCCAGTCGCGTGAATACGCCATCCAGCTTGGTTACGCCCTGCAATTGACCAACATTATCCGCGACGTCGGCCAGGACGCCCGGGAGACAGGCCGGATCTACCTGCCAGTGGAGGATTTGAAACGCTTTGGCGTGAGTGAAAAAGAGATCCTGGAGGGGCGGCATAACCAAAGGTTCATCCAGCTCATGGACTTTGAATACCAGCGTGCGCGTCAGATGTATGATCAGGCCGCAAGCCTGCTTCCCGCGCAGGACCGGGATGCCCTGCTGCCGGCGCGCATGATGGGCCAGGTGTACTTTGAGATTCTGGAAAAGCTCCACAAGGAGAGGTATCCGGTTTTTGAAAAACGCTGCCGCCTGCACCCCCTGCGCAAGATCTGGATCCTGCTCAGTTTCATGGCGCGTTCCTGGTTGGCCCGGCTGAGGCGAAAATAG
- the dnaA gene encoding chromosomal replication initiator protein DnaA, which yields MPSHLHLQPTAWDQICTILLKKLGQDNFQRCFSGTTARIADGHRFIVNVPNPIHQLWIESNFAGTLADAAAEVLGTAATIEYSIANDTQPGFPVATQPQLKAARVISTRQDGDRPLASPHVTAEVSSSRSFADAGLNLKFNFDSFVVGTNCSYSAAVARAVSEKPGRIYNPLFFYGATGLGKTHLMQAIGQEVLMRKKKAIVRYVTSEQFTNEFVEAIKKHSFTQFRQKYRKVDVLLIDDVHFFEGKDSTQEEFFHTFNELFNNAKQIVLASDRPPSEIKNLESRLVSRFEWGLTTQIQTPDFETRVAILRRKMSDFNVSLDPWILEFIAQRVRTNVRRLEGALMRVAAHVSLEGSMQNESTLAAFLHDVIDEEPTKSITVDRVQRAVANQYDLRVSDLTGPRRPKNIAEARQVAMYLTRHMIKLPLIQIGEEFGGRDHGTVIHACKVITQRMSETHDFRAMVDRLSAKLKEA from the coding sequence GTGCCGTCACACCTGCATCTCCAGCCCACCGCCTGGGACCAGATCTGCACCATCCTGCTGAAGAAGCTTGGCCAGGACAACTTCCAGCGTTGCTTTTCAGGCACCACCGCGCGCATCGCTGACGGGCATCGTTTCATCGTCAATGTGCCGAACCCGATCCATCAGCTCTGGATCGAAAGCAACTTCGCCGGCACATTGGCAGATGCGGCAGCAGAGGTGCTTGGCACCGCTGCCACCATTGAATACAGCATCGCCAATGACACCCAGCCCGGCTTTCCGGTCGCGACCCAGCCACAGCTCAAGGCCGCGCGCGTCATCAGCACCCGGCAAGACGGTGACCGCCCTCTGGCCAGCCCGCATGTCACGGCCGAGGTCAGTTCCTCCCGCTCCTTTGCGGATGCCGGCCTGAATCTCAAATTCAACTTCGACAGCTTCGTCGTTGGTACCAATTGCAGCTACTCCGCCGCCGTCGCACGCGCTGTGTCTGAAAAGCCGGGCCGTATTTACAACCCGCTGTTCTTCTACGGGGCTACCGGTCTTGGCAAAACCCACCTCATGCAGGCTATCGGCCAGGAGGTGCTGATGCGCAAAAAGAAGGCCATCGTGCGTTATGTCACGTCAGAGCAGTTCACGAATGAGTTCGTCGAGGCCATCAAGAAACACAGCTTCACCCAGTTCCGTCAAAAATACCGTAAGGTGGACGTCCTGCTGATTGACGATGTACATTTCTTTGAAGGCAAGGACAGCACCCAGGAGGAGTTCTTCCACACCTTCAACGAGCTGTTCAACAACGCCAAGCAGATTGTCCTGGCCAGCGACCGACCGCCGAGTGAAATCAAGAATCTCGAAAGCCGTCTCGTCTCCCGTTTTGAATGGGGTCTCACCACCCAGATCCAGACGCCGGACTTCGAAACCCGCGTGGCCATCCTGCGCCGCAAGATGAGCGACTTCAATGTCTCGCTGGACCCGTGGATTCTTGAGTTCATCGCCCAGCGCGTCCGCACGAACGTGCGCCGCCTGGAAGGTGCTCTCATGCGGGTTGCGGCCCATGTCTCCCTGGAAGGCAGCATGCAGAATGAGTCCACCCTGGCCGCCTTCCTTCATGACGTCATTGATGAAGAGCCCACGAAGTCCATCACTGTGGACCGCGTGCAACGCGCCGTGGCCAACCAGTATGACCTCCGGGTCAGCGACCTCACCGGCCCGCGCCGCCCCAAGAACATTGCCGAGGCACGCCAGGTGGCCATGTACCTGACACGTCACATGATCAAGCTGCCGCTCATTCAGATCGGCGAAGAATTCGGTGGTCGCGACCACGGCACCGTCATTCATGCCTGCAAAGTCATCACCCAGCGAATGAGCGAAACCCATGACTTCCGCGCCATGGTGGACCGCCTGAGCGCCAAGCTGAAAGAGGCATAA
- a CDS encoding prolyl oligopeptidase family serine peptidase — protein MTRAFLFAIFVSTAGAADPLWESIVPSFQPPLEYAGKMGEYPSPLKFKDGREVKTPAEWQQRRREIRQEWHAIMGEWPAMVEKPKLEILETTKRENFTQHRIRLQIATEQTGDGYLLIPEGKGPFPAVFVPFYDPETSIGLSGKPLRDFAYQLTKRGFVTLSIGSPGGDARLPVLTAGAKCQPLSYLGYVSANAWTALSQRPEVDAKRIGIMGHSYGGKWAMFGACLWDKYACGVWSDPGIVFDETRQSINYQEPWYLGYDPAVTRKRGLISADSPRTGAYKTLIERGHDLVEFQALMAPRPFLVSGGAEDPPKRWMPLNHIIQVNHLLGQKHGVAMTNRPDHSPTPESNQHVYRFLEWALRPR, from the coding sequence ATGACTCGTGCTTTTCTCTTCGCCATTTTTGTGTCCACCGCGGGCGCTGCCGACCCGCTATGGGAATCCATCGTCCCCTCTTTCCAGCCGCCTTTAGAATACGCCGGCAAGATGGGAGAATACCCTTCCCCTTTGAAGTTTAAAGACGGTCGCGAGGTCAAAACACCCGCCGAATGGCAGCAGCGCCGCCGGGAGATCCGCCAGGAGTGGCATGCCATCATGGGGGAATGGCCTGCCATGGTGGAGAAGCCCAAGCTTGAGATCCTTGAAACCACAAAGCGCGAGAACTTCACCCAGCACCGCATCCGCCTGCAAATCGCCACCGAGCAGACCGGCGATGGTTATCTCCTCATCCCTGAGGGCAAGGGTCCATTCCCTGCTGTCTTTGTTCCCTTTTATGATCCCGAGACCAGTATCGGCCTGTCCGGCAAGCCCTTGCGAGACTTCGCCTATCAGCTCACCAAGCGCGGATTTGTCACCCTTTCCATCGGCTCCCCCGGTGGCGATGCCCGCCTGCCGGTGCTGACCGCCGGGGCCAAATGCCAGCCGCTGAGCTACCTAGGTTACGTCTCCGCCAATGCCTGGACCGCCCTCTCCCAACGCCCGGAAGTGGATGCCAAGCGCATCGGCATCATGGGCCATTCTTACGGAGGCAAGTGGGCCATGTTCGGTGCCTGCCTGTGGGACAAATATGCCTGCGGAGTCTGGTCAGATCCCGGCATCGTCTTTGATGAAACCCGCCAGAGCATCAACTACCAGGAGCCCTGGTATCTCGGCTACGATCCCGCCGTGACCCGGAAGAGGGGTCTCATCAGCGCGGACAGCCCACGCACGGGTGCTTATAAAACCCTCATCGAACGCGGACATGACCTTGTGGAATTTCAGGCCCTCATGGCCCCCCGTCCCTTCCTCGTCTCCGGCGGTGCCGAAGATCCCCCCAAGCGCTGGATGCCGCTGAACCACATCATCCAAGTGAATCATTTGTTAGGCCAAAAACACGGCGTCGCCATGACTAACAGGCCGGACCATTCCCCCACTCCCGAATCCAACCAGCACGTTTACCGCTTTTTGGAGTGGGCGCTGAGGCCCCGGTAA
- a CDS encoding 2-enoyl thioester reductase domain-containing protein: MSLCLSFPKTGNPADVLELIDRPLAPLTGHDVRVHMRYAPINPADLNYIEGTYGRAAHPPAVPGHEACGEVEEVGPLVTSLEKGDVVIPLLGVGCWSQHLTAAELHFAKLPPGIDRVQAAMLRVNPVTAWHLLKKFVDLPEGGWVAQNAANSGVGRAFIQIAKSLGLRTVNFVRRAELIPELLTLGADFVFLDDEGGLAAAKQMLKDEKVSLATNAVGGDSAIRLMDLLSPGGTLVTYGAMSRLSLKVPNKFLIFKNLKLEGLWISRWFEESGSAELAEVLEPLARMVAHGEIVTAVDEIFPLTDFRKAILRAQEGGRSGKIILDLA; this comes from the coding sequence ATGTCTCTCTGCCTGTCCTTCCCCAAAACCGGCAACCCTGCCGATGTCCTTGAACTCATCGACCGCCCCCTTGCCCCTCTCACCGGTCACGACGTGCGCGTACACATGCGCTACGCTCCCATCAACCCCGCGGATCTGAACTACATCGAGGGCACCTATGGTCGCGCCGCCCACCCTCCTGCGGTCCCCGGCCACGAGGCCTGTGGCGAGGTGGAAGAAGTCGGCCCCCTGGTCACCTCTCTGGAAAAAGGCGATGTCGTCATCCCCCTCCTCGGTGTCGGCTGCTGGAGCCAGCACCTCACCGCTGCGGAACTCCACTTCGCCAAACTGCCTCCAGGCATTGACCGAGTTCAAGCCGCAATGCTGCGCGTCAACCCGGTCACTGCCTGGCATCTCCTGAAGAAGTTTGTGGACCTTCCAGAAGGCGGCTGGGTGGCCCAAAACGCCGCCAATTCCGGCGTTGGTCGCGCATTCATTCAGATCGCCAAGAGCCTCGGCCTTCGCACGGTCAATTTCGTCCGTCGTGCGGAGCTCATTCCTGAGCTGCTCACCCTGGGTGCAGACTTTGTTTTCCTGGATGATGAAGGTGGCCTGGCCGCTGCCAAACAGATGCTGAAGGATGAAAAGGTCAGCCTCGCCACCAATGCCGTTGGCGGCGACAGCGCCATCCGGCTCATGGACCTGCTGTCCCCCGGTGGCACCCTGGTCACCTACGGAGCCATGAGCCGCCTCAGCCTGAAGGTGCCTAACAAATTTTTGATCTTCAAAAATCTCAAGCTCGAAGGTCTGTGGATCAGCCGCTGGTTTGAGGAGTCCGGCAGTGCCGAGCTGGCCGAAGTGCTGGAACCGCTGGCCAGGATGGTAGCGCATGGAGAGATCGTCACCGCTGTGGATGAGATCTTCCCCCTCACCGACTTCCGCAAGGCCATCCTCCGTGCCCAGGAAGGCGGCCGCTCCGGCAAGATCATTCTCGACCTGGCCTAA
- a CDS encoding metallophosphoesterase, which translates to MPSRRAFLHQGSLCLAGLGTGRVLAADSSVKPTLRVGLMTDLHYADKDSTKTRFYREALGKLDEAVAFMNQEKPACVIELGDFIDQAPSVEQELEWLKTMEQHYARLTMPRHYVLGNHCVGTLTKAEFAAHTGAALSGYSSFEQNGIRFILLDACFREDGIAYGRSNFHWKDCHIPAQEQAWLKDELARATGPVIILAHQRLDLDAAHAVKNAAEVRALLEKSKKVLAVFQGHSHKNDLQEINGIPYCTLAAMIEGTGPENNSYTLLDILPDSSLRLNGFRKQTSRTLKAEKA; encoded by the coding sequence ATGCCATCCCGTCGCGCATTTCTTCATCAGGGTTCCCTCTGCCTGGCCGGGCTCGGTACGGGCCGCGTTCTCGCTGCTGATTCCTCTGTCAAGCCCACGCTCCGTGTCGGCCTGATGACCGACCTGCACTACGCAGACAAGGACTCCACCAAAACCCGCTTCTACCGTGAAGCCCTGGGCAAGCTGGATGAAGCCGTCGCCTTCATGAACCAGGAAAAACCCGCCTGCGTCATCGAGCTGGGGGACTTCATTGACCAGGCTCCCAGTGTGGAACAGGAGCTGGAATGGCTGAAAACCATGGAGCAGCACTACGCCCGCCTGACCATGCCCCGCCATTATGTGCTCGGCAACCACTGCGTGGGCACCCTGACGAAAGCCGAATTTGCCGCGCACACCGGAGCCGCGCTTTCCGGTTACAGCTCCTTTGAGCAAAACGGCATCCGCTTCATCCTGCTGGACGCCTGTTTTCGTGAAGACGGCATCGCCTATGGCCGCAGTAATTTTCACTGGAAAGACTGCCACATCCCCGCGCAGGAGCAGGCCTGGCTGAAGGATGAGCTCGCCCGCGCCACCGGCCCTGTCATCATCCTGGCCCATCAGCGTCTGGACCTGGACGCCGCGCATGCCGTCAAGAATGCCGCCGAAGTGCGCGCTCTTTTGGAGAAGTCCAAAAAGGTCCTCGCCGTCTTCCAGGGTCATTCCCACAAAAACGACCTCCAGGAGATCAACGGTATACCTTACTGCACCCTCGCCGCCATGATCGAGGGCACAGGCCCGGAAAACAACAGCTACACCCTGCTGGATATCCTGCCCGACAGCTCCCTGCGGCTCAACGGTTTCCGCAAGCAGACCAGCCGCACCCTCAAAGCTGAAAAAGCATGA
- a CDS encoding ABC-F family ATP-binding cassette domain-containing protein gives MPPPTAALLSANELALSYGNQRLLEEVTLAVAAGEKVGLVGRNGCGKTSLLKILSGVERPDSGELSIRRGLRMGYLPQEFELDMDRTVMENIQAGAADLVSWINRYEAGDGSEAELAEMLHQIEAADGWNLDARIRATATALSSPPLDAIVAPLSGGEKRRVALCRALVAQPDLLLLDEPTNHLDADSIRWLEDCLRGFPGATIFVTHDRYFLDVIATRIIELSDGRCYSHPGNYTAFLESKAARQAINEQAERRRQRFLRTELEWVRAGVKARGTKQRSRLDAFYAIEGQEAPQEEREMDLLLPPPAEMGDIAVNLENVGGMVETDAGERWLFKNLDVVFRPGQCTGIVGRNGAGKTTLLRICMGQRDPDVGKATVGKKVVFNYIDQTRMQLTGDGTVLAEVADQDDVVFFGQQKMSARAYLRRFLFNDDRTNERVDRLSGGERARLMLAKVLKRGGNVIVLDEPTNDLDLQSLRILEEALSNFPGTSIVVSHDRYFLDRVCDQIIAFEESGVHVQVGNYSYYLEKRKEREARDKLWAAPAKAEKAAAAKNQVKPRKLSFKEVRELEEIEQVILEAEGKVEELDATLNDPAFYVTRSTEAEGLMKELEITKARVARLYARWEELEALKAASEVQ, from the coding sequence ATGCCACCACCGACCGCCGCCCTCCTTTCTGCCAATGAACTGGCCCTCTCCTATGGCAATCAACGCCTTTTGGAAGAGGTGACCCTGGCTGTGGCCGCCGGAGAAAAGGTGGGCTTGGTGGGCCGCAATGGCTGTGGCAAGACCAGCCTGCTGAAGATCCTGTCGGGTGTGGAGAGGCCGGACTCGGGCGAGCTCTCCATCCGGCGTGGTCTGCGCATGGGCTATCTGCCGCAGGAGTTTGAGCTGGATATGGACCGCACGGTGATGGAAAACATCCAGGCCGGGGCGGCGGATCTGGTGAGCTGGATCAACCGTTACGAAGCGGGTGACGGCAGCGAGGCGGAACTGGCGGAGATGCTGCACCAGATTGAGGCGGCGGACGGCTGGAACCTGGATGCACGCATCCGTGCCACAGCCACGGCTTTGTCATCGCCCCCTCTGGATGCCATTGTGGCACCGCTTTCAGGCGGTGAAAAACGCCGTGTGGCCCTGTGCCGGGCGCTGGTGGCGCAGCCTGATCTGCTGCTGCTGGACGAGCCGACCAACCATCTGGATGCGGACTCCATCCGCTGGCTGGAAGACTGTCTGCGCGGGTTTCCCGGAGCGACGATTTTTGTCACGCATGACCGCTATTTCCTGGACGTGATCGCCACGCGGATCATTGAACTTTCCGACGGGCGCTGCTACTCGCATCCGGGCAACTACACGGCATTTTTGGAAAGCAAAGCGGCCCGCCAGGCCATCAACGAGCAGGCGGAGCGCCGCCGTCAGCGCTTCCTGCGCACCGAACTGGAATGGGTGCGTGCGGGGGTGAAGGCGCGTGGCACCAAGCAGCGCAGCCGCCTGGATGCCTTCTACGCCATCGAAGGCCAGGAAGCCCCTCAGGAAGAGCGGGAGATGGATCTGCTGTTGCCGCCCCCGGCGGAGATGGGAGACATCGCGGTGAACCTGGAAAACGTCGGTGGGATGGTGGAAACCGATGCTGGTGAACGCTGGCTGTTTAAAAACCTGGATGTGGTCTTCCGGCCAGGGCAGTGCACCGGCATTGTGGGCCGCAATGGCGCCGGCAAAACCACCCTGCTTCGCATCTGCATGGGCCAGCGGGATCCGGATGTGGGCAAGGCGACGGTGGGCAAGAAGGTGGTGTTTAACTACATTGACCAGACCCGCATGCAGCTCACGGGCGACGGCACCGTGCTGGCCGAAGTGGCGGACCAGGATGATGTGGTGTTCTTCGGCCAGCAGAAGATGAGCGCGCGCGCCTATTTGCGGCGGTTCTTGTTTAATGATGACCGCACGAATGAGCGGGTGGACCGTCTTTCCGGAGGTGAACGGGCCCGGCTGATGCTGGCCAAGGTGCTGAAGCGTGGCGGCAACGTGATCGTCCTGGATGAGCCGACCAACGACCTGGACCTGCAAAGCTTGCGCATCCTGGAAGAAGCGCTGAGCAACTTCCCCGGCACGTCCATTGTGGTGAGCCATGACCGTTATTTCCTGGACCGTGTTTGCGACCAGATCATCGCCTTTGAAGAAAGCGGCGTGCATGTGCAGGTGGGCAACTACAGCTACTATCTGGAGAAACGCAAGGAGCGCGAAGCGCGGGACAAGCTGTGGGCCGCACCCGCGAAGGCCGAGAAGGCTGCGGCGGCGAAGAACCAGGTCAAACCGCGCAAGCTAAGTTTCAAAGAAGTGCGTGAGCTTGAGGAGATCGAGCAGGTGATCCTGGAGGCGGAAGGCAAGGTGGAGGAGCTGGATGCGACGCTGAACGATCCTGCGTTTTATGTGACGCGCTCGACGGAGGCGGAAGGGCTGATGAAGGAGCTGGAGATCACCAAGGCGCGAGTCGCGCGTCTGTATGCGCGGTGGGAGGAGCTGGAAGCGCTGAAGGCGGCCAGTGAGGTACAGTAG
- a CDS encoding Dabb family protein — translation MKIFLLTLATTLLLMTTAPATEGQYRHVVFFKFKDTATPEQVQGIEKAFIELTKKVDTVEAFEWGTNVSPENLNDGFTHCFLVTFANKAGLETYLPHPEHEAFVGQLKPLLDKVCVLDYVAK, via the coding sequence ATGAAAATCTTCCTCCTCACCCTCGCCACCACCCTCCTGCTCATGACCACCGCCCCCGCAACCGAAGGCCAGTACCGACATGTCGTCTTTTTCAAATTCAAAGACACCGCCACCCCTGAGCAAGTCCAGGGCATCGAAAAAGCCTTCATCGAGCTCACCAAAAAAGTGGATACCGTCGAAGCCTTCGAATGGGGCACTAACGTCAGCCCGGAGAACCTCAACGATGGTTTCACCCATTGTTTCCTCGTCACCTTCGCCAACAAAGCCGGCCTCGAAACCTACCTGCCCCATCCGGAGCATGAAGCCTTTGTCGGCCAGCTCAAGCCGCTTTTGGACAAAGTCTGTGTGCTTGATTACGTGGCCAAATAA